In Oceanobacillus sp. FSL K6-2867, one DNA window encodes the following:
- the ytvI gene encoding sporulation integral membrane protein YtvI produces the protein MQKFILLQLIRFLIVLGALFTVYLILMHGFKFIYPIMITCILSLFIHPIVVSIESTLKLPRPLAILVVMLGLLLLFIGVVLLIITEVYQGTAYLAVQIPNHIQTFVSFFESFFNTNILPLYEKIISFFHSLDAEQQTTIQDYIRSITALITSTGTNMLQNSLTKIPEFLAVVPGSLTTMAFILLATFMMTNDLENIKRISSNLLPGTARQSTQDFFHHVKLAITGYLRAQLLLILISACIILSGLMVLRVEHALTIALIAAAVDLIPYLGTGIIFIPWIIYLYAVSDYSLTIGIAVLYMIVIISRQILEPKILSSSIGIHPLIVLTTMFFGIQLWGIAGLFVAPMITVLGNAIYQAGIFKTLWNFIRG, from the coding sequence ATGCAAAAATTTATTCTACTGCAACTGATACGATTTTTGATTGTACTCGGTGCTCTATTTACAGTCTACCTTATTTTGATGCATGGTTTCAAATTTATCTATCCAATAATGATTACTTGTATTCTGTCTTTATTCATTCATCCAATTGTCGTTTCTATTGAGTCGACGCTAAAGCTTCCAAGACCACTTGCCATTCTTGTTGTTATGCTCGGTTTATTGCTGTTATTTATCGGGGTCGTATTACTAATTATTACAGAGGTCTATCAAGGAACGGCTTATTTAGCTGTGCAGATCCCAAATCATATCCAGACATTTGTTTCGTTTTTTGAATCCTTTTTCAATACGAATATTCTTCCACTCTATGAAAAAATCATTTCTTTTTTTCATTCTCTTGATGCAGAACAGCAAACAACGATACAAGATTATATACGTTCCATAACAGCCTTAATTACTTCAACAGGTACGAACATGCTGCAAAATAGTTTAACTAAAATACCTGAATTCCTGGCGGTTGTTCCTGGTTCATTAACGACGATGGCGTTTATTCTGTTAGCTACATTTATGATGACTAATGATTTAGAAAACATTAAACGAATCTCTTCAAACTTGTTGCCAGGCACAGCCAGACAGTCCACTCAAGATTTTTTTCATCATGTTAAGCTTGCGATTACTGGTTATTTACGGGCGCAGCTATTACTTATCTTAATTTCTGCCTGTATAATTCTTAGTGGGCTCATGGTTCTTCGTGTAGAACATGCTTTAACCATTGCACTTATAGCTGCTGCTGTTGATTTAATTCCTTATCTAGGAACAGGTATCATTTTCATTCCATGGATCATTTACTTATACGCTGTATCTGACTATTCCTTAACAATTGGGATCGCCGTGCTTTATATGATCGTTATTATTTCAAGGCAAATTCTTGAACCGAAAATCCTTTCTTCAAGTATTGGAATTCACCCACTAATCGTCTTAACAACGATGTTTTTCGGAATTCAGCTATGGGGAATTGCAGGACTTTTTGTCGCACCAATGATCACGGTTTTAGGAAACGCGATCTACCAAGCAGGTATTTTTAAAACATTATGGAACTTTATTAGAGGATAA
- a CDS encoding FxsA family protein, translating into MRWLFLLLLFVPAMEIGVFIWIGGMVGPWWVVSIIILTGALGILLAKRQGMDTWKRAQLRISKGQAPTEELMDGLCILIGSVFLLAPGFITDTVGLILVLPFTRKLFKNGFRKLMLKMASNGTVIYRK; encoded by the coding sequence ATGCGTTGGTTATTCCTCCTATTACTATTTGTACCTGCGATGGAAATCGGCGTGTTTATCTGGATCGGCGGCATGGTTGGTCCATGGTGGGTCGTAAGCATTATAATCCTGACCGGTGCTTTAGGGATCCTCCTTGCTAAACGCCAAGGAATGGATACATGGAAGCGAGCTCAGCTGCGAATAAGCAAGGGGCAGGCACCAACTGAAGAACTGATGGATGGTCTTTGCATTTTGATTGGATCAGTATTTTTATTAGCCCCAGGGTTCATTACTGATACAGTCGGGCTTATTTTAGTGCTTCCGTTCACAAGAAAGCTATTTAAAAATGGGTTTCGAAAGCTTATGTTAAAAATGGCAAGCAATGGAACCGTTATTTATCGGAAATGA
- the pyk gene encoding pyruvate kinase, with amino-acid sequence MRNTKIVCTIGPASESVETLERLIDAGMNVARLNFSHGDFEEHGARIRNIREAAENKNRTVAILLDTKGPEIRTGNFKEGYADLEQGNTVVISMHEVEGTAEKFSVTYDGLVNDVHPGSKILLDDGLIELEVIEVNTNAGEIVTKALNSGIIKNKKGVNVPNVSVNLPGITDKDTADILFGIEQGIDFIAASFVRRASDVLEIKEVLEKNNGSHIQIIPKIENQEGVDNINSILEVSEGLMVARGDLGVEIPAEDVPLVQKELIKKCNNAGKPVITATQMLDSMQRNPRPTRAEASDVANAIFDGTDAIMLSGETAAGAYPVESVQTMSNIALKAESALEHKSILNERSKNVDMTITEAISQSVTHTAMNLDVDTIITPTESGHTARMISKYRPKASILAVTFAAHVTRQLSLVWGVHPVIANQTNTTDEMLDVAIDKALSTNMCKRGGRVIITAGVPVGESGTTNLLKVHVIGDVIAKGQGIGKRSAYGRVVFAKSNEEALSKVEEGDILVTYGTEREMMPAIEKAAAIITEEGGLTSHAAVVGLSLGIPVIVGVKDVFTVLEEGTDITVDGAKGDIYRGHASVL; translated from the coding sequence ATGAGAAATACGAAAATCGTTTGTACGATTGGACCTGCTTCTGAGTCAGTAGAAACATTGGAAAGGTTAATCGATGCAGGAATGAACGTAGCTAGACTTAACTTTTCCCACGGTGATTTCGAAGAGCATGGGGCTCGAATTCGAAACATAAGAGAAGCTGCCGAAAATAAAAATAGAACTGTTGCAATTTTGCTGGATACTAAAGGCCCAGAGATAAGAACAGGAAATTTTAAAGAAGGCTATGCAGATCTTGAACAAGGAAATACAGTCGTTATTTCGATGCATGAGGTGGAAGGTACTGCTGAAAAGTTTTCAGTTACGTATGATGGGTTAGTAAATGATGTACATCCGGGTTCGAAAATTTTGCTTGATGACGGTTTAATCGAGCTGGAAGTTATCGAAGTGAATACAAATGCTGGTGAGATTGTAACAAAAGCATTGAATTCGGGTATTATTAAAAATAAAAAAGGTGTGAACGTACCAAATGTTTCGGTTAATCTGCCTGGAATCACGGATAAGGATACGGCTGATATTCTATTCGGGATTGAGCAAGGTATTGATTTCATCGCTGCTTCATTTGTACGTCGTGCATCAGATGTCCTCGAAATTAAAGAAGTTTTAGAAAAAAACAATGGTTCCCATATTCAAATTATCCCTAAAATCGAGAATCAAGAAGGTGTTGACAATATCAACAGCATTTTAGAGGTTAGTGAAGGGCTGATGGTTGCTCGTGGAGACCTTGGAGTAGAAATTCCCGCAGAGGACGTACCGCTTGTACAAAAAGAGCTTATTAAAAAATGTAATAATGCAGGGAAGCCGGTTATAACAGCAACACAAATGCTTGATTCGATGCAAAGAAACCCACGCCCGACACGCGCAGAAGCATCCGACGTAGCGAATGCGATTTTTGATGGCACGGATGCAATCATGCTTTCAGGAGAAACGGCTGCGGGAGCCTATCCTGTTGAATCCGTGCAAACAATGAGTAATATTGCATTAAAGGCAGAATCGGCATTAGAGCATAAATCTATTTTAAATGAACGTTCTAAAAATGTAGATATGACAATTACAGAAGCAATTAGTCAATCAGTAACACATACGGCGATGAATTTGGATGTTGATACAATCATTACACCAACTGAAAGTGGACATACAGCTAGAATGATATCCAAATATCGTCCAAAGGCTTCTATTTTAGCTGTAACATTTGCTGCACACGTTACACGTCAGCTTTCACTTGTTTGGGGTGTACATCCAGTGATTGCTAATCAAACAAACACGACAGATGAAATGCTGGATGTTGCAATTGATAAAGCGCTAAGCACAAACATGTGTAAACGTGGTGGTAGGGTTATTATAACAGCTGGCGTTCCAGTAGGTGAAAGTGGCACTACAAACCTCTTAAAAGTTCATGTCATTGGTGATGTAATTGCTAAAGGACAAGGTATCGGCAAACGTTCAGCGTATGGCAGAGTTGTATTTGCAAAGTCAAATGAGGAAGCTCTATCAAAAGTAGAAGAAGGAGATATACTTGTTACGTATGGTACGGAGCGGGAAATGATGCCAGCAATTGAAAAAGCTGCTGCCATTATTACAGAAGAAGGCGGCTTAACCTCACATGCTGCAGTTGTTGGTTTAAGTCTTGGTATTCCAGTGATTGTTGGCGTGAAAGACGTCTTTACCGTTCTTGAGGAAGGCACTGATATAACAGTAGATGGTGCAAAAGGTGATATTTATAGAGGTCATGCAAGTGTACTTTAA
- the pfkA gene encoding 6-phosphofructokinase, producing the protein MKKIGVLTSGGDAPGMNAAIRAVVRKAIYHDLEVYGIKNGYQGLMEGNIEQMTLGSVGDIIQRGGTILFSARSEEFKTEEGQMRGIEQLKKFGIEGLIVIGGDGSFRGAQKLTEKGFPCIGVPGTIDNDISGTDFTIGFDTSLNTIIEAVDKVRDTATSHERTYIIEVMGRDAGDLALWAGLAGGAESILIPEKKEDFEEIVDRLKRGHDRGKKHSIILMAEGVGSGIEFGERIQETTQLETRVTVLGYIQRGGTPTATDRVLASRLGAKAVELLMDNQGGKMVGIQNNNLVSYPFDEIFSKNHTINEEMYNLSKELSI; encoded by the coding sequence ATGAAGAAAATAGGAGTGTTGACAAGTGGCGGGGATGCTCCAGGCATGAACGCTGCAATCCGTGCTGTAGTCAGAAAAGCGATTTATCATGATTTAGAAGTATATGGGATTAAAAATGGATATCAAGGTCTCATGGAAGGTAATATAGAGCAAATGACATTAGGTTCGGTCGGAGATATTATTCAACGTGGTGGTACTATTTTATTCTCCGCTCGCAGTGAAGAATTTAAGACTGAAGAAGGACAGATGCGAGGGATTGAACAATTAAAGAAGTTTGGTATTGAAGGTCTAATCGTTATCGGTGGCGATGGAAGCTTCCGTGGTGCTCAAAAATTAACGGAGAAAGGTTTTCCGTGCATAGGTGTACCTGGAACGATTGATAATGATATTTCTGGTACAGACTTTACTATTGGTTTTGATACATCGCTGAATACAATCATCGAAGCAGTTGATAAAGTGCGTGATACTGCAACATCACATGAGCGTACGTATATCATTGAAGTAATGGGAAGAGATGCTGGTGATTTAGCATTGTGGGCTGGTCTAGCTGGTGGTGCAGAAAGCATTTTGATTCCAGAGAAGAAAGAAGACTTCGAAGAGATTGTCGATCGATTAAAACGAGGACATGACCGCGGTAAGAAGCATAGCATTATACTTATGGCTGAAGGTGTTGGCAGTGGTATTGAATTTGGAGAGCGTATCCAGGAAACAACTCAACTTGAAACCCGTGTTACCGTGCTGGGATATATTCAGCGTGGAGGTACTCCGACGGCAACAGACCGTGTACTTGCAAGCAGGTTAGGTGCTAAAGCAGTTGAATTACTTATGGATAACCAAGGTGGCAAGATGGTCGGGATCCAAAATAATAATTTGGTGAGCTACCCGTTCGATGAAATCTTTTCAAAAAACCATACAATTAATGAAGAAATGTACAACCTTTCGAAAGAGCTATCCATTTAA
- the accA gene encoding acetyl-CoA carboxylase carboxyl transferase subunit alpha — protein sequence MNQILEFEKPIVNLREKINELKKFTANSDIDLTAEIETLEKRLAILENDIYGNLKPWDRVQMARHPMRPTTLDYIDKLFTDFIEFHGDRFFGDDEAIVAGIAYYNETPVTVIGHQRGKDTKENIRRNFGMPHPEGYRKALRHMKQAEKFNRPIICFIDTKGAYPGKAAEERGQSEAIAKNLMEMAGITVPIVCIVIGEGGSGGALALGVGDRILMLENSTYSVISPEGAAALLWKDATLAQRAAETMKITSYDLKKLGIVEHVIPEPKGGAHRNLDQQAAYMDEVLKQSLENLSALSGDELTEKRWEKYKQMGEFEEL from the coding sequence GTGAATCAAATACTTGAATTTGAAAAACCAATTGTCAATTTAAGAGAAAAAATAAATGAATTGAAAAAATTCACAGCGAATAGCGATATTGATTTAACAGCGGAAATTGAGACGCTGGAAAAAAGGCTTGCTATTTTAGAGAATGATATTTATGGCAATTTGAAGCCATGGGATCGTGTGCAAATGGCTCGTCATCCGATGCGGCCAACCACATTGGACTACATTGATAAACTATTCACTGATTTTATCGAATTTCATGGCGATCGCTTTTTTGGAGATGATGAGGCGATTGTAGCTGGAATTGCCTATTATAATGAAACACCAGTAACCGTTATTGGACATCAGCGCGGCAAAGATACGAAGGAAAATATCCGCAGAAATTTTGGAATGCCGCATCCAGAAGGATATAGAAAAGCATTACGACATATGAAGCAAGCGGAGAAATTTAATCGTCCAATTATTTGCTTTATTGATACGAAAGGTGCTTATCCAGGCAAAGCTGCTGAAGAACGCGGGCAAAGTGAAGCTATTGCGAAAAACCTAATGGAAATGGCTGGTATAACAGTACCAATCGTTTGTATCGTTATCGGTGAAGGCGGAAGCGGGGGAGCGCTTGCACTTGGTGTTGGCGACCGTATTTTAATGCTTGAGAACTCAACATATTCAGTTATTTCACCTGAAGGAGCTGCTGCACTATTATGGAAGGATGCAACTCTTGCTCAGCGTGCTGCCGAAACAATGAAAATAACATCCTATGACTTGAAAAAACTAGGCATTGTTGAACATGTAATACCAGAGCCAAAAGGCGGTGCACATCGTAACTTGGATCAGCAAGCAGCTTATATGGATGAGGTATTAAAGCAATCCTTAGAAAATCTTTCTGCATTATCTGGAGATGAATTAACCGAGAAAAGATGGGAAAAATATAAGCAAATGGGTGAATTTGAAGAGCTTTAG
- the accD gene encoding acetyl-CoA carboxylase, carboxyltransferase subunit beta — MLKDFFGKRRKYATIPSEQSKIDVPEGLMQKCHGCNKIYYRKEMKKSLNVCPNCGYHHPMTAWERIDSLFDEGTFHEWDKGLTSGNPLDFPGYEVKIAKDREKTALNEGVVTGKGMIADNAVAFAVMDSSFRMGSLGSAMGEKIARAIENAKEESIPFIIFTASGGARMQEGMLSLMQMAKTSIAIKRFSDAGGLMISVMTHPTTGGVSASFASIGDYNFAEPGALIGFAGRRIIEQTIREKLPDDFQTAEFQLKHGQLDKVIHRHEMKELLSKLVAMHKREVK; from the coding sequence TTGCTTAAAGATTTTTTTGGCAAGAGAAGAAAATATGCAACCATTCCAAGTGAACAATCAAAAATTGATGTTCCAGAGGGACTTATGCAAAAATGTCATGGTTGTAATAAAATATATTATCGAAAAGAAATGAAAAAGTCCTTGAATGTTTGTCCGAATTGCGGCTATCATCACCCAATGACTGCCTGGGAACGGATTGACAGTTTATTTGATGAAGGCACTTTCCATGAATGGGACAAGGGTTTAACTTCAGGGAACCCACTCGATTTTCCAGGTTATGAAGTAAAGATAGCAAAGGACCGAGAAAAAACGGCTCTAAATGAAGGAGTAGTCACTGGTAAAGGTATGATTGCTGATAATGCTGTTGCTTTCGCTGTGATGGATTCCAGTTTCCGTATGGGGAGTCTCGGGTCTGCAATGGGCGAAAAAATTGCACGTGCTATTGAAAATGCAAAAGAGGAATCGATACCTTTTATCATTTTCACTGCTTCTGGTGGTGCCCGGATGCAAGAAGGCATGCTTAGTTTAATGCAAATGGCTAAAACGTCGATTGCTATTAAACGGTTCAGTGATGCAGGCGGATTAATGATTTCTGTAATGACACACCCTACTACTGGTGGCGTATCTGCAAGCTTTGCTTCCATTGGAGATTATAATTTCGCTGAACCTGGCGCATTAATTGGCTTTGCTGGGAGAAGAATCATTGAACAGACAATCCGTGAAAAACTGCCGGATGATTTCCAAACTGCAGAGTTTCAATTAAAGCATGGTCAATTGGATAAAGTAATCCACCGTCATGAGATGAAAGAATTGCTTTCCAAGCTGGTTGCAATGCACAAAAGGGAAGTGAAATAA
- a CDS encoding GntR family transcriptional regulator, which produces MSFSIKQKVYQEVIRELQRYIEKNNLNPGDKLPSERELSERLKAGRSSVREALRALELIGLVETRHGEGTYLREYRSFQTVELLSSFILRQNNIKDDLTYTKQIMEKEAAKLAFSRISEFDIEELKAILEANCSDPLTKHRAFFKYLFEKTENLLLMKIWSLMDEFSYAVSVYHFEEAFYDALLKTYTEGDYQSIDPLFQARFS; this is translated from the coding sequence TTGTCCTTTTCAATCAAACAAAAGGTATATCAGGAAGTAATTAGGGAATTACAACGATATATTGAAAAAAATAATCTAAATCCTGGGGATAAGCTTCCATCTGAACGAGAGCTTTCTGAAAGACTGAAAGCTGGCAGGTCATCTGTCAGGGAAGCGTTACGAGCATTGGAACTAATTGGTCTTGTTGAAACGAGACATGGCGAAGGCACCTACTTAAGAGAATACCGCTCCTTTCAAACGGTAGAGTTACTATCTTCTTTTATTTTAAGACAAAATAATATAAAAGATGATTTGACCTATACCAAACAAATTATGGAGAAGGAAGCAGCAAAGTTGGCCTTCAGCCGAATCAGTGAATTCGACATCGAAGAACTGAAAGCAATACTTGAAGCAAATTGTAGTGATCCACTTACAAAACATCGTGCTTTTTTTAAATATTTATTTGAAAAAACGGAGAATCTATTGTTAATGAAAATATGGTCGTTAATGGATGAATTTTCATATGCTGTGAGTGTATACCATTTTGAGGAGGCTTTTTATGATGCTTTACTCAAAACGTACACTGAAGGGGATTATCAATCCATTGATCCATTATTTCAAGCCAGGTTCAGTTGA
- a CDS encoding malic enzyme-like NAD(P)-binding protein, translated as MASLRDEALHMHRVKQGKLEIQSKVSVNNAADLSLAYSPGVAEPCKEIYESKEQVYDYTMKGNMVAVVSDGSAVLGLGNIGAEAAMPVMEGKAVLFKGFAGVDAFPICLATNDVDQIVQTVKLLEPTFGGVNLEDIAAPNCFIIEERLKDETNIPIFHDDQHGTAIVTVAGLINALKLVGKEFSEIKVVANGAGAAGIAIIRLLESFGVRDMIMCDSKGAIFEGRTYGMNSVKDRVAKFTNINKVEGSLEEVLEGADVFIGVSVGGALTKEMVSKMNRDAIIFAMANPDPEILPEDAKEAGARVVGTGRSDFPNQVNNVLAFPGIFRGALDVRATRINERMKVAAANAIASLIEENEITEDYVIPSPFDTRVAPLVAADVAKAAMDSGVARIKVDPKEVAEKTRRLTGAEK; from the coding sequence ATGGCAAGCTTGAGAGATGAAGCGTTACATATGCATAGGGTAAAGCAAGGGAAATTGGAGATTCAATCGAAGGTTTCTGTTAATAATGCAGCAGATTTAAGTTTAGCATATTCTCCTGGCGTGGCAGAGCCATGTAAAGAAATTTACGAAAGTAAAGAGCAAGTATATGATTATACGATGAAAGGCAATATGGTTGCCGTTGTAAGTGATGGATCAGCGGTGTTAGGCTTAGGTAATATTGGAGCTGAAGCTGCGATGCCAGTGATGGAAGGAAAAGCTGTATTATTTAAAGGATTTGCAGGAGTTGATGCATTTCCAATATGTCTCGCAACAAATGATGTAGATCAAATTGTCCAAACTGTAAAGTTGTTAGAGCCAACTTTTGGTGGTGTTAATTTAGAAGATATTGCAGCGCCAAATTGCTTTATTATTGAGGAACGCTTAAAAGACGAAACAAATATCCCGATTTTCCATGACGACCAGCATGGAACAGCTATCGTAACAGTTGCTGGCCTAATCAACGCATTGAAGCTTGTTGGGAAGGAATTCTCTGAAATTAAAGTAGTTGCGAATGGCGCAGGTGCTGCAGGAATTGCAATTATACGTCTGTTAGAGAGCTTTGGTGTAAGGGACATGATTATGTGTGACTCAAAAGGTGCTATTTTTGAAGGTAGAACTTATGGCATGAATAGTGTTAAAGATAGGGTTGCCAAATTTACAAATATAAATAAAGTAGAAGGGTCTCTGGAAGAAGTTCTAGAGGGTGCTGACGTCTTTATTGGTGTATCTGTTGGCGGCGCATTGACGAAGGAAATGGTTTCGAAAATGAATAGAGATGCCATCATTTTTGCGATGGCTAATCCTGATCCGGAAATTTTGCCTGAGGATGCAAAAGAAGCGGGTGCTCGTGTTGTTGGTACTGGCAGATCGGATTTCCCAAACCAGGTTAATAATGTGCTTGCATTCCCTGGTATTTTTCGGGGTGCTTTAGATGTGCGGGCAACACGAATTAATGAACGAATGAAGGTTGCTGCTGCAAATGCAATTGCATCCCTGATTGAAGAGAATGAAATCACTGAGGATTATGTGATTCCGTCACCATTCGATACGCGCGTTGCACCATTAGTTGCAGCAGATGTTGCAAAGGCTGCAATGGATTCAGGTGTTGCTCGAATTAAAGTGGACCCAAAAGAAGTAGCTGAGAAAACGCGAAGATTAACCGGAGCTGAAAAGTAA